The nucleotide window CCGCCACGGGCCACGCTGGCGCCCACGGGGGTGCACTTGTCGTCGGCCACGCGGATGCCCCATTCGTCGATCGGCAGGCCGTTGGGGTTGCCGATGTCGGCGCTGCCGGCCATCGAGAGCCACGCATCGGTGAAGCGCCAGCCCAGCGACGGGTCCTTCTTGCCGTAGTCCATGTGGCCGTAGATGGGCTTGCCGTCGATCTGCTTCACGTCGTTGGTGAAGAACTCGGCGATGTCCTCATAGGCGCTCCAGTTCAGCGGCACGCCCAGGTCGTAGCCGTACTTGGCCTTGAACTTCTGCTTGAGGTCCTTGCGCTCGAACAGGTCGGCGCGGAACCAGTACAGGTTGGCGAACTGCTGGTCGGGCAGCTGGTACAGCTTGCCGTCGGGCGCGGTGGTGAACTTGGTGCCGATGAAGTCGGCGATGTCGATGCCGGGGTTGGTGTATTCCTTGCCCGTGCCCGTCATGTAGTCGGACAGGTTCAGGATCTTGCCGTAGCGGTAGTGCGTGCCGATGAGGTCGGAGTCGCTGATCCAGCCGTCGTAGATGGACTTGCCCGACTGCATCGAGGTCTGCAGCTTCTCGACCACGTCGCCTTCCTGGATCAGGTCGTGCTTGACCTTGATGCCGGTGATTTCCTCGAACGCCTTGGCCAGCGTCTTGGACTCGTACTCGTGCGTGGTGAGGGTCTCGGACACCACCGAGACGTCCTTCACGCCCTTGGCCTGCAGCTTCTTGGCGGCGTCGATGAACCACTTCATCTCGGCCATCTGCTGGTCCTTGGAGAGCGTGGAGGGCTGGAACTCGCTGTCGATCCACTTCTTGGCCTCGGCCTCGCCGGCCCAGGCAGCCTGCCCCAAAGCCAGGGCCGCGGTGGCGAAAGCGATCGCCTTGAACTGCATCTTCATTGCTGTCTCCTCATTTTGAGACCCCCATTGGTGGATCGGCGCCTGCCCAGGGGGGAACCGGGCCGGGCCTGTGAAACCTGCAAAAACCATAGCTGGCAGCGCTTGCTGCACAAGGTTTTCAGCATCTTTTCTCTGTCAAACCCTTATGCAACAAGCGCTGCCAGCTCTCTTTTTCATATCACCCCTTGCGCAGCACCAGGGCCAGCGCCAGCATGGACAGCACGAAGCTGATCCACACCGAGGGCTCGGCCTCCAGCGAAAACCACTGCGCCATCTTCTCGCCCAGGCCCACCCAGATCAGGTTGATGTAGGCGGCGGTGAGCAGGCCGATGAACAGGCGGTCGCCGCGCGTGGTGGAAATGGGCAGGAAGCCCTTGCGCTCCACCGTGGGGCATTTGATTTCCCACACCGTCATGCCGACCAGCATGAGCGCGATGCAGGTGAAGAACACGGCCACCGGGGTGGTCCAGGCCATCCAATCGAACATGGGCGTTTCTCCTTCAGACACGGCCCATCGCGAAGCCCTTCGCGATGTAGTGGCGCACGAACCAGATGACGATGGCGCCGGGCACGATGGTCAGCACCCCGGCGGCGGCGAGCGTGGCCCAGTCCATGCCGCTGGCGCTCACGGTGCGCGTCATCGTCGCCACGATGGGCTTGGCGTTCACGCTGGTGAGCGTGCGCGCCAGCAGCAATTCGACCCACGAGAACATGAAGCAGAAGAACGCCGCCACGCCCACGCCGGCCTTGATGAGCGGCAGGAAGATGGTGAGGAAGAAGCGCGGGAACGAGTAGCCGTCGATGTACGCCGTTTCGTCGATCTCGCGCGGAATGCCGCTCATGAAGCCTTCGAGAATCCACACCGCCAGTGGCACGTTGAACAGCAGGTGCGCCAGCGCCACGGCGATGTGCGTGTCCATCAGACCCACGGTGGTGTAGAGCTGGAAGAACGGCAGAAGGAAAACTGCGGGCGGCGTCATGCGGTTGGTGAGCAGCCAGAAGAACACGTGCTTGTCGCCCAGGAACTGGTAGCGGCTGAACGCATAGGCCGCGGGCAGCGCCACGGTGAGCGAGATCACGGTGTTGATGGCCACGTAGATCAGGCTGTTGATGTAGCCCGAGTACCAGCTTTCGTCGGTGAAGATGGTCCTGTAGTTGTCCCAGGTGAAGTGCTGGGGCCAGAGCGAGAAGCTCGACAGGATCTCCTCGTTGGTCTTGAAGCTCATGTTGACCATCCAGTAGATCGGCAGCACGGCGAAGACGAGGTAGGCGATCAGGAACAGCGTGCGTTTCTGGAAGCGGGGCTCATTCATGGCCTGCGCCCTCCTTCGGCGTGGTGCCGACGCGCTGCATCCAGTTGTAGAGGATGAAGCACAGCAGCAGGATGATGAAGAAATAGATCAGCGAGAAGGCGGCCGCCGGGCCCAGGTCGAACTGGCCCACGGCCTTCTGCGTGAGGTACTGGCTCAGGAACGTGGTCGCGTTGCCCGGCCCGCCGCCGGTGAGCACGAAGGGCTCGGTGTAGATCATGAAGCTGTCCATGAAGCGCAGCAGCACCGCGATCATCAGCACGCCGCGCATCTTGGGCAGCTGGATGTAGCGGAACACCGCCAGCTTGCTCGCGCCGTCGATGCGCGCAGCCTGGTAGTAGGCATCGGGAATGGAACGCAGCCCGGCGAAGGCCAGCAGCGCCACCAGCGGCGTCCAGTGCCACACGTCCATGGCCAGCACCGTGAGCCAGGCCTGCGTGGCGTTGCCGGTGTAGCTGTACTCGATGCCCGCCGCCTTGAAGGCGGCGCCGAGCAGGCCGATGTCCGAGCGGCCGAAGATCTGCCAGATGGTGCCCACCACGTTCCACGGGATCAGCAGCGACAGCGCCACCACCACCAGCACGGCGGACGACTTCCAACCCTGCGCGGGCATGGACAGCGCCAGCAGGATGCCCAGCGGAATCTCCACCAGCAGCACGGCCAGCGAGAAGGTGATCTGCCGCAGCAGCGCGCTGTGCAGCTCCTCGTCGCGCATCACGGCGGCGAACCATTCGGTGCCCACGAACACGCGGCGCTCGGGGCTGATGATGTCCTGCACGGAGTAGTTCACCACCGTCATCAGCGGCAGGATGGCCGAGAACGCCACGCAGAGGATGACCGGCAAGATAAGGAACCAGGCTTTCTGGTTC belongs to Acidovorax sp. YS12 and includes:
- a CDS encoding carbohydrate ABC transporter substrate-binding protein encodes the protein MKMQFKAIAFATAALALGQAAWAGEAEAKKWIDSEFQPSTLSKDQQMAEMKWFIDAAKKLQAKGVKDVSVVSETLTTHEYESKTLAKAFEEITGIKVKHDLIQEGDVVEKLQTSMQSGKSIYDGWISDSDLIGTHYRYGKILNLSDYMTGTGKEYTNPGIDIADFIGTKFTTAPDGKLYQLPDQQFANLYWFRADLFERKDLKQKFKAKYGYDLGVPLNWSAYEDIAEFFTNDVKQIDGKPIYGHMDYGKKDPSLGWRFTDAWLSMAGSADIGNPNGLPIDEWGIRVADDKCTPVGASVARGGATNSPAAVYALTKYVDWMKKYAPKEATGMTFGEAGPVPAQGQIAQQIFWYTAFTADMVKPGLPVVNADGTPKWRMAPGPNGPYWKQGMQNGYQDVGSWTFFKDHNPDRLAAAWLYAQFVTAKSTSLKKTIVGLTPIRESDIRSKAMTDMAPKLGGLVEFYRSPARVAWSPTGTNVPDYPKLAQLWWKNVAQAVTGEKTPQAAMDTLADEMDQVMARLERAGMAHCAPKLNKKEDPAKWLSDKHAPWKKLDNEKPKGETIAYDALLQAWKNGKVR
- a CDS encoding DUF2160 domain-containing protein, producing the protein MFDWMAWTTPVAVFFTCIALMLVGMTVWEIKCPTVERKGFLPISTTRGDRLFIGLLTAAYINLIWVGLGEKMAQWFSLEAEPSVWISFVLSMLALALVLRKG
- a CDS encoding carbohydrate ABC transporter permease, producing the protein MNEPRFQKRTLFLIAYLVFAVLPIYWMVNMSFKTNEEILSSFSLWPQHFTWDNYRTIFTDESWYSGYINSLIYVAINTVISLTVALPAAYAFSRYQFLGDKHVFFWLLTNRMTPPAVFLLPFFQLYTTVGLMDTHIAVALAHLLFNVPLAVWILEGFMSGIPREIDETAYIDGYSFPRFFLTIFLPLIKAGVGVAAFFCFMFSWVELLLARTLTSVNAKPIVATMTRTVSASGMDWATLAAAGVLTIVPGAIVIWFVRHYIAKGFAMGRV
- a CDS encoding sugar ABC transporter permease, producing the protein MSTTTKPVNQKAWFLILPVILCVAFSAILPLMTVVNYSVQDIISPERRVFVGTEWFAAVMRDEELHSALLRQITFSLAVLLVEIPLGILLALSMPAQGWKSSAVLVVVALSLLIPWNVVGTIWQIFGRSDIGLLGAAFKAAGIEYSYTGNATQAWLTVLAMDVWHWTPLVALLAFAGLRSIPDAYYQAARIDGASKLAVFRYIQLPKMRGVLMIAVLLRFMDSFMIYTEPFVLTGGGPGNATTFLSQYLTQKAVGQFDLGPAAAFSLIYFFIILLLCFILYNWMQRVGTTPKEGAGHE